The Fibrobacter sp. sequence GCGTGAACACCCGGAAGGGATCCGTAGGCTTGGTCCAGTTACGGCGTTCCTTCAGTATGCCCATGATTTCTTCGGTGGCCTTTTCGGCATAGCCCTCGCCGATAGAGTTAGCGTAAATCTGGCGGATGTTGGTGGCGGCCGAGAACCTGCGCATCACGGTTTGGTAAGGCGTAAAGATGACATCATCGTTGTCCTGCCCGAAATCTCCGGAGCCTTTTGATTTCAAGGTGCCGATGACCTTCAGTGGAATGCTCTTATAGCGGATGGTTTTGCCGATGGGATTTTCGCCTGCAAAGAGGTTCTTCACCACCGTCTGGCCAATAACGCAGACTTTCGCCATGCGGTCGGCGGCATCGTCGAACATTACGCCGTCCTCGATTTCGTAGTTGCGAATCTTGAGGTAGTCGGCGGAGATGCCACTCAGGGTGGTGGGGGAGTTGTTGTTTCCTACGATGGCTTGCCCGTTCACGGTAATCATGGGAGAAACACCGTTAATGTAGGTTGCGTTTTCCCGGATGGCGATGACATCTTTTTCTTCTAACATCTCGGAAGATTCCGCCTGTACGCCGCCACGCCTGTTCCAGTTGGGCATGACGATGATGGCGTTGGTGCCCATGCTGGTCATCTGTTCCTTGATGGACTGGCGAGACCCTTCGCCCATGGCCACCATTGTAATCACCGCCGCTACACCAATGACGATACCCAGCACCGAAAGGAAGGTGCGCATGCGGTTACGCAGTAGGGCGCGTAAGGCGATCTTTGCTAGGGTCAACGGGTTCATGGTTAGTAGGTTATAGGTTTTAGGTGGTAGGGGTTAAGATGACGAAGATGGACTCATCTATCATTATTCGTTTTACATTATACATTGCTCACAACTCATAACTCATTACTCAAATTCCTCCGGAGGGGGCAATGCATCGAAGGCGGCTTTTGCGTCTTGCATTTCGTGGGTTTCGTCTTTCTTGACAAGGCCGTCTCGGAGTGTGATGGTGCGTTCGCTGAAGGTGGCGATGTCGGGTTCGTGGGTCACGAAGGCGATGGTTTTCCCCTGCCGGTGCAGTTCCTGGAAAATCATCATGATTTCGTAACTGGTTCGGGTGTCCAGGTTTCCGGTGGCTTCGTCTGCCAAAATGATAACGGGGTCGTTCACCAGCGCCCGGGCTATAGCCACCCGCTGCTGCTGTCCGCCGGACATCTGGTTGGGCAGGTGGTTCACGCGGTCGGAAAGCCCCACCATATCCAGGGCTTCCAGGGCCCGGCGGCGGCGCTCCGCCGAAGACACTCCCGAGTTGTAAA is a genomic window containing:
- a CDS encoding ABC transporter permease encodes the protein MNPLTLAKIALRALLRNRMRTFLSVLGIVIGVAAVITMVAMGEGSRQSIKEQMTSMGTNAIIVMPNWNRRGGVQAESSEMLEEKDVIAIRENATYINGVSPMITVNGQAIVGNNNSPTTLSGISADYLKIRNYEIEDGVMFDDAADRMAKVCVIGQTVVKNLFAGENPIGKTIRYKSIPLKVIGTLKSKGSGDFGQDNDDVIFTPYQTVMRRFSAATNIRQIYANSIGEGYAEKATEEIMGILKERRNWTKPTDPFRVFTQEEMITMVTSTSDMLALVLTVIAGISLFVGGIGIMNIMYVSVTERTKEIGLRMAIGARGRDILMQFLFESVTISLMGGVIGILLGVAASQIVKTVMGWPMIVSFASVIISFAVCFATGVFFGWYPARKASKLDPIEALRYE
- a CDS encoding ABC transporter ATP-binding protein; protein product: MLSIENLRRDFKMGSEMVHALRGVSFDIFPGQFVTIMGTSGSGKSTMLNILGCMDKPTSGHYILDGEHTERLSRDALARIRGKKIGFVFQNYNLLNRTTAVENVELPLLYNSGVSSAERRRRALEALDMVGLSDRVNHLPNQMSGGQQQRVAIARALVNDPVIILADEATGNLDTRTSYEIMMIFQELHRQGKTIAFVTHEPDIATFSERTITLRDGLVKKDETHEMQDAKAAFDALPPPEEFE